One window of Salegentibacter sp. Hel_I_6 genomic DNA carries:
- a CDS encoding pirin family protein produces MKTKNIELVASPPNPHFVGDGFRVHNFIPSGFRMDMERMSPFILLDYNSKFTFPPSDKPKGVGVHPHRGFETVTIAYKGKVAHHDSSGGGGIIGEGDVQWMTAASGVLHKEYHEAEFSKRGGDFQMVQLWVNLPAKDKMSKPKYQAISQAEMTIHSLPSDAGLVEVIAGNYNDSKGPASTFTPLHMFNARLNEKAKASFSFPSHYNTGALVIEGSIKVNDSEIAPTDHFVLFENEGESFTVEALEKSVVLILSGEPINEPIAAQGPFVMNTKQEIKDAIDDFNMGKFGYLED; encoded by the coding sequence ATGAAAACTAAAAATATAGAATTAGTTGCAAGCCCACCCAATCCGCATTTTGTAGGAGATGGCTTTAGGGTTCATAACTTTATCCCTAGTGGTTTTAGAATGGATATGGAGCGAATGAGTCCTTTTATATTGTTGGACTACAATTCAAAATTTACTTTTCCTCCCTCAGATAAACCAAAGGGAGTTGGCGTACATCCACATCGAGGTTTTGAAACCGTAACTATTGCCTACAAAGGCAAAGTTGCACATCATGATAGTAGTGGTGGCGGTGGAATTATAGGTGAAGGAGATGTTCAATGGATGACAGCCGCTTCGGGAGTTCTTCATAAAGAATATCATGAGGCAGAATTTAGTAAGAGAGGTGGCGACTTCCAAATGGTTCAATTATGGGTCAACCTGCCGGCAAAGGATAAAATGTCAAAGCCTAAATACCAGGCAATTTCGCAAGCTGAAATGACGATCCATTCATTACCTAGTGATGCCGGGCTTGTTGAGGTTATTGCTGGAAACTACAATGACTCTAAAGGACCGGCAAGTACATTTACCCCCTTGCATATGTTTAATGCCAGGTTAAATGAAAAAGCTAAGGCAAGCTTCTCGTTTCCTTCTCATTATAATACCGGGGCATTGGTTATTGAAGGAAGTATAAAAGTGAATGATTCAGAAATTGCTCCAACAGATCATTTTGTACTTTTTGAAAATGAAGGTGAATCTTTTACTGTTGAAGCCCTGGAAAAATCTGTTGTTCTAATTTTAAGTGGAGAGCCAATTAACGAACCTATCGCAGCTCAAGGTCCATTTGTGATGAATACCAAACAAGAAATCAAGGATGCTATCGATGATTTTAATATGGGAAAATTCGGTTATCTTGAAGATTAA
- a CDS encoding outer membrane beta-barrel protein, producing MKINNLKVTHSNFIVSLAIVVALIIVNGNALAQSKNEVSFYLQGSFSELSYETLGQESELGNGFGIGAKYSYYFSDRWSLGTGAELQYMEGSIFLPTIQGDFMTQDSESDTFNFRYQADNFLENQEVYFLNIPLQIQYESLGNTRFFVAGGVKAGLVVDSKYRSSTTSLETSGYYPEYNVELTDPEFAGFGEFVNVSNSKSELDLKTNFVAHLESGIKLMLEDSQSLYMGFFVDYGLNDIKPDVSGERLVDYNVQNPTAFAFGSLLSSRRDINVIQGLDEVRSFAFGLKVQYAFQF from the coding sequence ATGAAAATTAATAATTTAAAAGTAACCCATAGTAATTTCATTGTGAGTCTTGCAATAGTAGTTGCACTAATTATTGTGAATGGAAATGCCTTGGCACAATCAAAAAATGAAGTTTCATTTTACCTGCAGGGATCGTTTTCAGAATTAAGTTATGAAACGCTCGGGCAGGAAAGTGAATTGGGAAATGGGTTTGGTATCGGAGCTAAGTATTCCTATTATTTTTCAGATAGGTGGAGCCTTGGAACCGGTGCTGAATTGCAGTATATGGAAGGCTCGATTTTTTTACCCACTATTCAAGGTGATTTTATGACCCAGGATTCGGAAAGTGATACATTCAATTTCCGTTATCAAGCTGATAATTTTTTAGAAAACCAGGAGGTTTATTTCCTTAATATTCCTCTGCAGATTCAATACGAATCATTAGGTAATACTCGGTTTTTTGTTGCTGGAGGTGTTAAGGCAGGCCTGGTTGTAGATTCAAAATATCGAAGCTCCACGACTTCTTTAGAAACAAGCGGATATTATCCGGAATATAATGTTGAATTGACTGACCCAGAATTTGCTGGTTTTGGTGAATTTGTTAATGTAAGTAATTCCAAATCTGAACTGGATCTGAAAACAAACTTTGTAGCGCATCTGGAAAGTGGAATAAAACTTATGTTGGAAGATAGCCAATCCCTTTATATGGGGTTTTTCGTTGATTATGGACTAAATGATATTAAACCTGATGTATCGGGCGAACGGCTTGTTGATTATAATGTTCAGAACCCAACAGCTTTCGCATTCGGTAGTCTGCTGTCTTCACGCCGGGATATTAATGTAATACAGGGTCTGGACGAAGTCCGATCCTTCGCCTTTGGCTTAAAAGTACAATATGCATTTCAATTCTAA
- a CDS encoding pirin family protein codes for MSNIKMIVPERAAEIGNFLVGRLLPFREKRMIGPFVFIDHMGPVSMTKDQNFDVPPHPHVGLSTLTYLFEGSIMHRDSLGNEIEIKPGAVNWMTAGKGVVHSERTPGSLRDKEKSLHGLQIWVGLPKELENIEPSFSHIEKQEIPQWSENEISYKLIAGECFGRKSPVPVYSKLFLLELKSSEKRKLNLSNYLFGESGIYILEGKIKSDGNTYEPKQILVAKDHKLCEFEMDKDTTIYILGGEPFKEERHIHWNFVASDKNIIAKAREDWKNQNFPKVPGETEFVPLPNYYS; via the coding sequence ATGTCTAATATAAAAATGATAGTTCCTGAAAGAGCTGCCGAAATAGGAAATTTTCTTGTGGGTAGACTTTTACCTTTCCGCGAAAAAAGAATGATAGGCCCTTTTGTATTCATAGATCATATGGGGCCGGTTAGCATGACAAAAGATCAAAACTTTGATGTGCCCCCGCATCCGCATGTTGGACTATCTACCCTCACTTATCTTTTTGAAGGCAGTATCATGCATCGTGATAGCTTAGGAAATGAGATAGAAATAAAACCTGGTGCTGTTAATTGGATGACAGCAGGTAAAGGAGTCGTGCATTCAGAACGAACCCCAGGTTCATTACGAGACAAAGAAAAGTCTTTACATGGCCTACAGATATGGGTTGGTCTTCCTAAAGAATTGGAAAATATAGAACCTTCTTTTAGTCATATCGAAAAACAGGAAATTCCACAGTGGTCTGAAAACGAAATTTCCTATAAATTAATTGCCGGGGAATGTTTTGGCAGAAAATCTCCTGTTCCCGTATATAGTAAATTATTTCTTCTGGAATTGAAAAGTAGTGAAAAAAGAAAACTGAATCTAAGTAATTATCTTTTCGGAGAATCAGGTATCTATATTCTGGAAGGCAAAATTAAGAGTGATGGGAATACTTATGAACCAAAACAAATTTTGGTTGCCAAAGATCATAAACTATGTGAATTTGAAATGGATAAGGATACAACTATTTATATTCTGGGAGGAGAACCTTTTAAAGAGGAAAGGCACATCCATTGGAATTTTGTAGCTTCTGATAAAAATATCATTGCTAAAGCCAGGGAAGACTGGAAAAATCAAAACTTTCCTAAAGTGCCTGGAGAAACTGAATTTGTTCCACTACCAAATTATTACTCATGA
- a CDS encoding TMEM175 family protein yields MKTGRLEAFSDGVLAIVITIMVLEMKAPEETDLKSLLETFPIFLSYLLSFIYLGIYWNNHHHLLQVTQKVNGRILWGNLHLLFWLSLIPFATSWIGENYTAALPIALYGFILLMAAIAYWILEIQLIKFHDENFPLRKLTQRGAKEHLSIIIYLIAIPTAFLNYSISIACFVVVAVMWIVPDRRLESVA; encoded by the coding sequence ATGAAAACAGGAAGACTGGAAGCTTTTAGTGATGGAGTATTGGCTATTGTGATCACCATTATGGTTTTGGAGATGAAAGCTCCTGAGGAAACTGATTTAAAGAGCTTGTTAGAAACATTTCCCATATTTCTAAGTTATTTGTTAAGCTTTATTTACCTGGGAATCTACTGGAATAATCACCATCATTTGTTACAGGTTACTCAAAAAGTTAACGGAAGGATTTTATGGGGTAATTTACATTTATTGTTTTGGTTATCATTAATTCCTTTTGCTACCAGCTGGATAGGGGAGAATTATACCGCAGCTTTACCTATTGCTTTATATGGATTTATATTACTTATGGCAGCAATAGCTTACTGGATATTGGAAATACAGTTAATTAAATTTCACGACGAAAACTTTCCCTTAAGGAAGCTAACACAGCGAGGAGCTAAAGAACATCTATCAATTATCATTTATTTAATTGCAATTCCCACAGCGTTTCTAAATTACTCGATTTCAATAGCCTGTTTTGTAGTCGTGGCTGTTATGTGGATTGTTCCAGACCGAAGATTGGAGAGTGTAGCATAA
- a CDS encoding DoxX family membrane protein codes for MIKQVLLILLGIFFLLNGLNHFFNSKILEEYAEKRSLLASKLMIKLSGVLLCFGGITLISGFYLLYGIIGLCIFLLIASVTIHKFWGLENREIMMLESMHFAKNWAIIFELLYIGDSLLEV; via the coding sequence ATGATAAAGCAAGTATTACTGATTTTACTAGGTATTTTCTTCCTGCTAAACGGATTAAATCACTTTTTTAACTCTAAAATTTTAGAGGAGTATGCGGAGAAAAGAAGCCTGTTGGCATCTAAATTAATGATCAAATTAAGTGGCGTGCTATTATGTTTTGGTGGGATAACTTTAATCTCAGGTTTTTATCTTCTATATGGTATTATTGGGTTATGTATATTTTTACTTATTGCCTCTGTAACTATACATAAATTCTGGGGATTAGAGAATAGGGAGATTATGATGTTAGAATCCATGCATTTTGCAAAAAATTGGGCTATAATTTTTGAGCTCCTCTATATAGGTGATTCACTATTGGAGGTATAG
- a CDS encoding Crp/Fnr family transcriptional regulator, with product MNFSQYLIEKFGVQESDLAYIKELADIKKISAGSFLLKPGEICNHTFFVEKGLLRLYSLSENGKEHILQFASENWLVSDRDSVFFKEPSKFYIEAIEDSHLIPINDKIINIIAELTPSFREKNEILLHNHIRHLNQRINLLLSASAKTRYLEFVKLYPDLQLRIPQWMVASYLGITPESLSRVRRDLDDRP from the coding sequence ATGAATTTTTCTCAGTACTTAATAGAAAAGTTTGGTGTCCAAGAGTCAGACCTTGCCTATATCAAAGAATTAGCCGATATCAAGAAAATTTCAGCAGGATCCTTTCTCCTAAAACCGGGGGAAATATGCAATCATACTTTCTTTGTTGAAAAGGGCTTATTGCGTTTATATTCCCTTTCTGAAAATGGAAAGGAGCATATCCTACAATTCGCATCTGAGAACTGGCTGGTCAGTGATAGGGATAGTGTATTCTTTAAGGAACCCTCTAAATTTTATATTGAAGCTATTGAGGATTCTCATTTAATTCCTATTAATGACAAGATCATAAATATAATTGCAGAGCTAACACCTAGCTTCAGAGAGAAAAATGAAATTTTACTACATAACCATATCCGCCATTTAAATCAACGAATTAATCTGCTCCTCAGTGCTTCCGCAAAAACCAGATATTTGGAATTCGTTAAGTTGTATCCGGACTTGCAACTTAGGATACCCCAGTGGATGGTGGCTTCTTACCTTGGCATAACCCCTGAAAGTTTAAGCAGGGTGCGCAGGGATCTGGACGATAGACCCTAA